atgaaaacaaaaaagcaacagCAGTACAATCTAAAGCACAGAGGCAAAGAACAGGAGGCCACGACAACTCTCCGAAGTCCAGAAACTCAGCACAGATACAATGTGTTTCAGAGGAAGACACCCAGAATCCAGCGGGAGGGAGGAAGGTGCAGAGAGGTACCCAGTACATTCTGAAAAGGCTCTCTCCTGATCTCTGGAGGGAAGGCTGTCTCTGCTCCCTCCCACGCGGAGGGGGAAGCTGGCCCCCAGGGCTTCTGGACCCAGAAAGCGCTCCCGCAGCAGAGAGTGATTTTAGACTAGAAAGCCGGGAAGGAGGAAGCTGGATGGCGGTCCTCCTCCTTTTTCACTGGCCAGCAAACAGAGCCGTTTGCCTGATTTTTAAATCTGCAGAAGTTGGTGTGTCCGAGGTGGGACACGCTTATGGCGCGTGCTCCCCAGATCACGAAGCAGAGACTCTGAGTGGCACGAAGGCCAGTGTCCACCAAAGGACCATAGTCACCCGGGGCCAACTGGGGCGGGGAGGCGGGGCTTACCTGCAATGGTGCTTCCTGCTGGCGAGCCAGAAGGCACTGTCGCAGCCGTAGCAGTGAGCGGCCAGGTGGTCGGGAAGCCAGCGGGTCATCTGTGGGACAAAGACAGAGCCAGGTCAGCCAGGGGGACGGCGGCGTCGGCCTGAGAGGGCCAAGCCAAGGCAGAGGAGAGCAAGGGTTGATGCCGGCTCCTTCGGCTCCGACTCGAGAGATTTGGTCGTCAATAAAGGAAAGGCGTCCAAAGCATCTCCACCAAATTCCCCCTCAGAGAAAAGAAGTAGCCAAGAGCTCCCCGGTTCCCTACTCCAGCCTGGGGCCCGAACGGGCCCGCGACAATGAGTGCCTGGCATGTGGGTGTTTCCTGCTGCTTCTCAGAGAGCGTGTGGAGCTAGAGAGCTGGCAGTTGAAGGCACAGAGCCAAGGTGCCTGAGCGTTGCGGTGCCGTGCCGTGCCAGGGGTCCTGCCCTAACGGAAAGGGGCTGGGGAGATCACAAACAGCTCGACGGTTAGCAGCACAGGGAGTGAGTCTGTACCTCTGTGTCCTGTTTATCCACCTGCTCCCAGCTGGCTTCAGAGAAAATCTCTGTGCTGCAGCAAGACAAGCAGCTCTGATCCACATTGCTTTCCGAGTCGGGGATTGAGGTCTGTTGGCAAACAAACACAGCTGAACAGAACGAACCGGTCCCTCCTCCCCAGGGAACAAGGAAGGTGCAGGGGTAATGAGGACAGCTGGGGACAGAGATGAGCTTGCTCTGGGACAGCTGACCTTCAGAAGCACCGCCCTGCTGGTGGCTTAAGAGAAAGAACAGGGGGTCCAGGACAGCAGAGTACTTAAATGAGCCGTGTGTCGGGGCCATGGTAACTCGGAATGAGTGTGATCTCCCTTGGGTTGTCACAGGTTAACCAGGGGTGTGGAACTGGAGGGGCTAGGAGGGTGGAGCTGTGTTCACAGGGGTGATGAGCCTCTGGGGGGGCTATAGCTGTCGCCATAGCCAAAGCAGCCATCCCTAGCTAAAACCGAGAGCTTTGTGCCTGACCTCCTTTCTCTGAGGGATCcttggaaaatgaggaagaaaaagactgaaaagtcACTTTCACTTGGAAATGTTGGACAAACCCGCCTTTAATGAATGCATGCTACAAGAGCCAGGCCCGGAGGCCGGGGCCCTCTGGCTCCTCCCTCCGCAGTGACACAGCGTGACCGCCCGGCCAAGGGACAGCGAGTCCATTGAATGGAAGCTAAGTCGAGAAGGCCTTCCTCCTTGGCAAGTATATCTGGCGCTAAGCCCACCAACTACATTTTTCTCCCGGAGAGCCAGTCCTTCTGCACATGCAATGACTCCGGCTGTCCTCAGGCCCCACTCAAAGAACATCTACCCCCAGAGAGGCGAGCAAGATGGAGCACGATGGACGGACGCGACCGCGGCGGCCCCGGGGCAGGCCAGCCGGGGGCCTCTTTGGCCCTCACTCTCTCGCGGCCTTCCCCTCCACACCTGCCTTGGGGAGAGCCCCTTCAGGAAACGAGCTGGTGCGGCGGCTCCTTACCAATCCCCTGCCTCTGAGCAGGAGAGGCGCCGGGCCCTGGGGCCCGAGCCCAGTCTCTGTAGGCGGCGGCGCCTGATGAGGCCCAGCATACTCACCACTTCATCCCCAAAGTCCCCATTGAAGCGCAGGGAACTGTTCAGGTACTGACTCTCCAGGCGGCTTCTGAGCTCCTGCACCTGCTTCTTCAAAGTCTCCACTTCCTGCTGGTGGCCCGTTTCTATCTGGCGCAAGCGCTGCTGGATGGCGTCCGTGTAGACGGGCATGCCGTCATCGTCCAGGTGACTGCGAGCGGGCTGCTCCGGACTGCCGGCCGCCGGCTGCCTGCCCGGCTGGCCCTGCGACCACTTGGGGTGCGCGCTCCGCAGGGGGAGCTGGGCAGAGCCACCGCTCGCGGCAGACGTGCGTCGGCTCCAGGGCCCTTTGATCCGACTGCGCTCTCCCTCCAGACAGTGTCCGTTTGGGGCGGGGTATCTCTGGGGCACCGTCGGCCCGCCGGGCTTCTCCGTGGCCTTGTTCTCCGTCTCCAGGTCTCTGTTACAGACAATCTCCTCTTTACATTCGGCTAAGGGCAAGGCACAGGAAGAAGGCATCGGGCTGTGTGAAGTCCTGGCTACTTTTGATCCTGCCCTGGCCCTGTCTACCAGGCGCTCCCCATCAGCTCGAGAAAGTTCATCATCCCCACTGTCCATGAGGCAAGGTCTGTGACCAGCCCCTTGGGGGAGCTGATCCACTTTGGCCTCCCCTTCTGTCAGGGTTTCCACAGAACTTTCCACCGTGGGTGTTCTTGCTCCCAGGGGGAGAACTGTGGGCAGGGAGGTGCCATGGGAAACCTCAGGGTGCAGTGGGGCTTGATGGCTGTCCTCACCCACATCCCTGGGAGCACGGCTGCTCCCCGGTTCCTCCACAGAAGCCTCCTCCAGGCTGTCGCTCTGAGGGGGCTCCTGGGCATGGCTCGGTGGAGCCTCAGGTTCATCAGGGTGTCCCGGGAAGCCCGCCAGGAGCGGATGAGTACTGTTTCCTGGAGTGGTCGTCAGGTCCCCCAGAGCTGGCTCTGGTTTTTCAGGGTGCTCAGTGTCCTCCTGCTGGCTCTTCTCATTCAGGGGAGCCTCCTCTTTGGCCTCCACCACCTCGGTGCTGCTCCGCAAGGGGGTCTCCTCCAGACTCCCGTCCTCTTTAGTGGCCTCCTGCAGGATGTTCTCCATCTGACCTTCTGCCACCCCAGCGGCAACCGAGAGCTCGGCCCCCCCCAAGGCCTTGGCCTGTCTGCCCAAAGTATCCCCGTCACAGGGCTCCTCTCCCGGGCCGCCCAGGCCGCTCAGCTCCAGGGAGCGCCGATGTTCTTGCCACCGCTCGTTGAGGCTGGGGTCGCTGCTGCGCCGGCTGGTTGGGGGTACGCTGCTGTCGCAGACTGTTGTCAGGTTGTCAAACGAACGCGTCTTTGGTAGCCTGGGAAAGGAGAGGGCGGAAGATTAGAACCTCACTAAGGGGACCTCTGTGATTGGTCACTGGTATCTCACTGAGCCCACTCCAGGGATCCCAAAGGCCAGGCAGGATGAGCATCCGGGCCCTGAATCTACCCCAGGCTCTGGACCCACCCCAGATGGTCTAGTTAGGTGAAGGTGATGGGCcagtgaggaagggaagaaatagtGCGAGATGGACATAGAAATTCAATGCTCTGCATCTGTGAGGAAGACTGAAGGAACTCGAGACCATCCTTGGGTGCCCAGGACAAACTGCCGAGCCTCAAATATCACACCTGTCTCTCAAAAGGCAGCATGCtttgttcaacatatattggatcacttgccaaccaggggagggggtggggaaagggagggaaaaaattagaacacagagaTTGTAGGGGTGAATgacaaaaattacccatgtatatattttgaaaataaaaagccttaataaaaaattaagggaaaaaaaaaaagcacatttgcacatgtgcatgtatgtttGTACGCACATTACCAACACACAGAAAGAGCTGCTCATTAATCAGCCAGCCAACACTTCAGAGGGAGACCCGCAGAACAAATGTGTCTAAATTGTTTCACGACAAGTCTGAAAACCTTCTCGGAGCCGAGGATGTTTCCAGGTCCTGGAGGTCTCAGATGCCATGGATCAGGCCAACTCCTTCCCTGCGCATTCACACTCGCAGCCACACAAGGGCCTGCCAGGCCAGCAGCTCACCTACTCAGAGGCTGATCTTCAGGACTGGCACCGGGGACTGGGTACGGAGCACAGGTGTCATCAGCAGGGGTGGAAGGGGAGGGACACGGGAGGTACACGGCACTCCAGAGCATTAGGTTTCGCACATGGCACACTGGATATAGCACCTGAAAGGGAAACAAGTAGAAGCATGTGCTGATCAGACCTGGTAGCATGCTGATATTCTGCAGAAGAGTCAGAGGGAGGCtggaatatactttaaaaatcagttcAATAGGATCTGCTATTGGATTGGGGAGCACCAGACTTGGGATTCAGAATGCTTGCCGGCTCAGCCACTTAGCATTGTAATACTGGGAAAAGCCCTTCCCTTTGAAAGTGCtaaatggggggtggggggggggggagaacacCCAAAACCTTTACAGTAATTGTTTCTGATTAAGAGctctttttcaaaacatataggGTACAGAATCCCAAAAAATTAGAGagagacaaattaaaacaactcggTGGTGCCATCTAACACCTACCAGATTGGCTAATacaacagagaaggaaaatgacaaatggaggggatatgggaaactggaacactatTGCCCCATTAATGGAGTTGATCCAATGATTCTAGAGAGGAATTTGGAATCATACTCAAAGGACTGCAAAACTGTGCCTACCCCGTGATGCAGCAGTGTCACTACCGGGTCTATGCCCcctaagagatcatttaaaaaactaaaaagaatctataatgcaaaaatgtttctagcagctcttttcatggtggcaaagaactggcatataaagggatgcccatcagttggggaatggctgaacaagtggtAGAGGATTGTGATGGGATTTACTGTGCTGGAAGAAATGAGAatcaagatgctctcagaaagacCCGAGAAGactttaaacaaaagaaaagtcaagtgagcagaatcaggagaacacggTACACAATCATAGCAATATGACTGTATCATGATCAATAAGGAACGACTTAGCTACTCCAAGACAATAATCCAagtcaattccaaaagactcgtAAAAAAAGGTTTTCCATTTCCAAAGAGAAAATGGATGGCGTCTGAAGGAGacttttctttcactctttcttgtgcttttttttttttttttttttttgttcttttctcaatatggttaatatggaaataaatttcttGCTTTCCAAAtaagtggaggaggaagaatttggaactgaaaataaacattttttagaaGAGAAATGCACAAAATGAAACTTGTAAGATTAtaggaaaaaagatatttaaggTATATCTTCCAAATTCAGAACCAtcccaattggtaaatgatcaaagaagaaatcCAAAATAAATCAACTCAGAGATTCTAGCCCACACTCAAGATCGgcaaatataacaaaacaaaaaaaatcacaattattgGAAAAATTGTGGGGAAATAGGAACATTGACACACTAttctattggtggagttgtataACAGCTTCTAGAAAGGGACTGGGATGATCCATGGCTCAAAAGACAATTCAGCAATAATATGAGGCTCATATTCCAAAGGGAAGGCAGATatgaaaaataagcatttattaaggacctaccaCGTGCTAAGCACCGTGTtcagtgctttacaattattaattgTTGATCCTTACAAATTGAGCtgagaggtagttgctattatcatccccattttacatttgagaaactgaggcaaacagggtcaagtgatttgctcagtgtcacagAGCTAGTCAaggctgaggctgaatttgaattcaggtttttagCCCActagaaatgacaaaagggaCAATTTCATAGGAACTTCGGGAACCTTATATGAATTGTTGAGAGTGAAATGAGAAATAGAACtggaataatttatacaataataacataAAGACAAAGGCTATAAATGTTGAAAGactctaatcaatgcaatgaccaaccacaatccCAGAGGACAGAGGAAATGGACTCAAGATGAAACATGTGGTTTTCGATATGGCTAAtggggaaatttgttttgctcgaCTATGTATCTGTTCCAAGTGTTTCgctttatgttttctcttttctaatgagaagtgtaggaaagaaaaataaatgcttaagtgaaaaaattagaggggggggaaaaaaaaaaaaaaacaacttttcctTTTCTGGGAAAGTAAAAAGAGGCTTAATTCTCAGATTCCTTCCAGGTCTTCATTCTAGCCTGTGTTGTTTCCTGACCATACAAATTTGGTTGCACTCGAATTGAAAATTTAGTTGAAGCTCCCAGCCTACTATCCTTTGCCCAATTAAGCCTCCCCAGCCCTGAGTGGAGGCCGTCTGGATGGCCATGGGCCACTGTGAGGTCTCAAGGATAAGAAAATGTGATGTATTCAAGTGTTCTGCttctcctttattatttatttcacagGTCATCCGTCGTGGATAACACATCTCTATCAGTAGCTTGATCTTCAAATTTATGTTGTACGGCCTGAAGTGAGTCCTCATTGCTACTGGGTAATACTTTCCTCATCGCTTCCCTTCCACTCTCCACAGTGGCTCTTAAGCCCATTTCATCCTCCTCCAATCTCCCATGAGTTCCGCTTCTATTATCCCCCTTCCTTTTGAGGCCATTTGCCTCAAACTCTAACTTCCTCTCGTCTTCCTCATCTCACTTCACCCAGAAACCTCCTCCCATTTCTCCTCTTTCACAGGAAAAGCTAAAGTTACTCCTTAACAAGGAAGGCTAACTGCTCCCTTACTCAAATAGCCTCATTACATCTATCTCCTCCAATAGATTCCTTATTTCCAGTTTCTTTGTTCATGGCTCTTTCACACTGCCCTGCTCTTGGGGGCATTTCGCCTCTTTTTGTCTACCTCCATGTTGACTGGCCCAGGACAACCTTGACTGTGTGATAAAAGGAAGTGTCTGTTACACAGTGACTGTCGTTCCCCTTGGCACACAAGCTGGCCTTCCACACGGCTTCACAAAACGCAGTGAAGGCTGTTTCCCAGGATTCTTTAAATGAATCCTGAGGAGAGGAGGCCCCTAAAGCAGGAAGGGGGTGGCAGTGGCAGGGACAGCTGGCTTCAAGCTACATGGTGCTGGCTGGGACCTAGTGATATGCATATTAAATAACGAGCTAACAAAGCCTGCCAGCTCCTCTGAACAGCCTTCTTGACATGCCCTGGAGCTGAAAAAAGCTCTCTGACAAAGGGAATATTATCATAGCCTGAGATCCTCCTTACTGGGCTCCCTCTCAAGAGGGCTGTCACCTCCGGCATACAGGGGTGAGCAGAGCTGGAAAGGGTCACCTCTGGGAGCTTTTCTACAAATGAGTCCAGAATCTCAACTTCTCTTTCTTGGCCTGTGAGCACAGAGATGCTCATGTGTGCACATAGACACACACGCTCCCTTATACACAGACAGATACCACGAGACAAAGGATTAGACAAACACAgacatctccccctcccccctcccagacACCCACCCACCACTTTTAAACACAGCAGCTCTTAATCTCTGCTTTTCCTTTCAAAGGTACAAAAAGATCACTGTGGTAACTATAATAACCCGCAGCTAGGGGAAGGTGTTCTGGGCAGGAAGGCCGCCTGGACCGGTGGATGATGTGAAAACAATGTGCTGGTGGGTAAAGTTCCCCGCCACAGGGCCAAATCTACTAGGTCAGAAGTCATAAGGAGACCACAGGGAAGATTCAGACACAGCCACAGGAAGGTAGCGAAGGCCGTCTGACCCTGATGGCGCAGCATGGATGCCCCAAAACCTTGGGCTCCAGGCCCAGCTCAGCCACCTTGACCAAATCACCCAGGGAGACCCACAAGGGACCCTCCCTTTctacattttaaagttaaaacGCCTCCTCTGGAGAACTGCTGAGCTACTGCCCAGAATATGCTCCACAAGTGGGGCTCTTGGTAGGTGAGGGTCAATCATGACGGGGATTCTGCTGGTAGTCCTGAGTCCCCTAAGAAGGCAGAGCCCCGCCTCCTCCTGGCTGGCCCCCATACCCCCCCCCCTCCCTTGAGCCTCCAAGAGAAGAGAGACATACGCACAGTTTCTGACTGAGAAGAATAGAGCAGGTTCTTGAAGGCCTTGTTGGCTGCCCGAAGCAGAGACCAGACAGAGCAGGTCCGTTCCTGAGTgtgtttttctcctctctccttcgcATTGTTGCACAGGAATGTTCCAAAGAGGCAAGAGTAGGTGTGTTGTACCAACTTGACCTGCGGAGAGTCAACACGGCCGCATCACAAAACCAGGAGGGGACCGGGAGAAGGCTGGTCATCAGGCTCGTGCCAGGAAGCAGCCCCAGCACTCCTGGGAaaccctctctctctgtctttcatatACCCACACCATACATGTGCATTTAATCATATCTGCAAAGGTGGTAGTAGGGCTCCGTATGAATTTTTGCTTAATCCTCTCTACCCTAAAGGTATCATTATTCTCCTTTTCAGATAAGGAGAATGAGATTCAAAGCGGTGATCCTCACCAGGAGagcccctttctcccttcctgtcAGAGCGGCAGACCAAAGTCCAAGGAGAGTAAAGGGCAGTCCCTGTGCTTTTAACGTAACTTCCAGAGTAAAAGCTCGACGGGGCCATCAGCCTTGCTTCTCTGGCTGGCTCAGCGCTCACAGCCGAGTTCCCCCTTGgtacctccctccccccaccctgctTCTGGTGAACCTGCCCATGCATGGGACAAGGATATTTaacaggagagagaaaagagccaCTTCCCTCCCAGCCCCCATCCAGTCCCCAAGTGCGTAGCCCCCGCTGTCCAGAGAGCCCCACACTCACAAGGAATGCTTCATTGAACTCAAAAGAGCAAGGGAACTGCCTCTGGAGCTGGTGGACACAGTCCAGCCACTGCAGAAACACGGGGCAACGTTCATTCAGATCATCCGAGTTCTCCCCATGGCCACAGCGATCGGCAAACTTATGGCCAAAATCAAGCCATTCCATCTCTACGAGCACTTGGAAGCCCTGGGAGGGGAGAGAAGCAAAGCCGGTCAATGCACGCCACCCACTTGTGTGCCACCAGAGGGCTGGGCGGGCTCCTCACGGGCACCACGGCCGTGCGGTAGCCCCGCCTTTTCCCTTTCAGAATCTGGGAGTTCCTAGATGGGATACCACAGCCCAGAACTTCTCTGCCCAAGAGCCCCTGAGACTCAGCCTCAGAGTCTCACCCTTAGAGTCTCTTCTAACAGTGCTCAGTAATTCAAACAACCTTCCTGGAGTCACAGGGCCCCAGACACATGAAGTTCTCCCGGGCTGATCCTCCCCCTTCTCAGGGGGGTCAGGGGCCTCTGGCTGGTTGATCTGGGAAGAGCACAGGTAACCGATGGTACCAGCACGTAACCTCCCACGGGCCAAGCCAAAGGACAAAGGGAGACATGGAGCCGTCCTGGTCTCCAGAACAAGTCATTGCCATGCTCTCATTGCCCCAGGGCCCAAGAGGTAAAGGGGACCAGAGCAGGCAACACAAAGCCAAATGAGGCTGCTTGCCAGGGCAGGAGAGGCCCATGTGCAAATAACTCCATACAAAGGAAAATCTGGGAGGGGGAGAACAATGGGCTCCGCTATCAGAGGAGGGAAAGACTGCCTCTAACTGAAGagaccaggaaaggcttcatgggaGAATCTCACTGGAGCCAGAGCCCACAGGATGAGGAAGATGCCAgcagagaatggcttgaataaaAGCACAAAGTAAAGAACGAGATGCACGTAGAAGAGAACGAGTGTTCTAGCTTAGCTGGAGTGAGGCTGTGTGAGGGGGTTGGTGTGAGGAAACACTGAAAGCAAAGACTCAGGATGCCAGCAAGTGGCAGCTCCTAACGCTCCTGAGCAGAGGACAGCAGAGCTGGAGGCCACGGCAGCAGCCACAGGCTTCCCCCTCCAAGAGCTGCCCCCCACATCAGACCACCAAACCATCCCCCATACACACCTCTATGGTTCGGTAGTAGGGATCCAGCAGGAGTTTGGACAGCGCCACGATCTGCGGTGTGCGATCCCAGCCATCGGAGCAATGTACCAACACTGGCCGCTGATCGCGGTCCACGGCGTGAACGACCAGCAGGGCCGACTTCAGCAGCACCGATAAATGCTGCAGCCACTTGGTACTTTCGAGAGCAGAAAGCCAactagagacagaaacagatctGTGATGATGGGAGAACGCAAACCTGCTTCTCACAATATGCTTCTGAACGTCCTATATTCTGAAACGCCACATGACCTAACGAGAAACCGCAGCAGCATCTGCGCAGGGGTCCAAATCCAGCCTCCTGCCCTACCTGCAGCACATCCACAAATCAAGTACTGGGGCCCGGAACCTCACTCCTGCAGCTAGAGTCCTCTGGGAGATTAGCCCACAGCTGGGGCAAACCCTGGGGCCCTTGGCCTTGGAGCCCACTCCAAAAACCTCCCACAACTTGTGTCTGGCCTCCAACTACCACCTGAAGGCCTGGGCACACTCTGGATCACCCGTGGCTCTGCCACTAGCCTTCTGGGGAGTTTTTCCTTCACAAGCACAGCCAGGCTAACAATGAGCTCTCCCAGGTCCAGCTTCCTCGACAGTCTTGCTTGCCCTGGAGCTAATGAGGCGGGCAGGAGGGCTAAACCCCCATATCTGAAAGGAAGAGGGTTCAACTGATTCTGCTTGGCTCCAGTGGGCAGGACTGCCACAAGCAAGTGGTACTGTGGAAGAAAACAGTGTCCCAAGCAGGCCTGGCTCCTCCCTGGTAAGTGCCTAGGCAAGGGCTCTGGGATCCCCACCACTTGGAGTCCTGCCCTGACGCTCTCCTGCAGCCTTCCTGACAAGTTGGTCAGCCAGCCTAGGCTCTCTCCAAGCCACATGAGGCCGTTCTCTCTGATGTCCAGCTGGGGCCAACACCCAACAACTTCTTCTTGCAGGGGTGATGGCTCTGATGGACCTTTTCTTCCACGTACCCAGAATTCATACCCCTTCTTAAGTTCCCCATTTCCACTGATGACCCCGCCATCTTTCCAATCCCCTGAGTTCCAAACCTCGGAGCCTCTGTAGACACTTTTCCATGCCTCCGTCTCCTTCTCCGGTCGAGGGCCGCGTCTGCCAGAACCTGTGACCTCACTGGCCACACTGCCTCTTCTCAAATCCAAGCCCTCTCCAGCCTTCTCCAAGCTGCCCAAGTGACAGTCCTCAGCAGTTACGAGTATGGTAATCTTCCGGGCACAAATCCCCCCTCGGCATCAGTGTGCTTCTCCTTGTTTCCAGCCTTCTTCGAGAAGCCTCACCTTCTTTCTTCACCTTCACCCAAGCTTGCCTCCAAGCACATTCCAGGTGTCACCTCCAAGACAAACTCTCCAACCACGCCCCCATGCCCACACTGCATCATTACAATGAGAACGTCTGCCATGCCTCTGGCCCATGTGCGCCAGCGGTCAGAGCTATCTCTCTGTGAGGAGCACCTGGCCGCACACCATCGAGTCTCGGCCTTGTTCAGGCTACTGCGGGCCTCACTGCTGGGGGGCCTTTGGGTCCCGAGGATGAGCCGACTCTTTTCTCCCCACTCAAGTTCCTCTGACCAGATCTTCTGGCCTGTGTGGAGCCTTTGGGGCCTGGTGGGGGTCTTCTGCCTTCAGGTCCTAAACCATGCAGAGAAAGCTCCCCAGGGCAGGGGCAGAGCAAGGCTTTCTCTAGAAGGCTTGCTGCCCTTCAGACCCTGGCTTGGCTTCTCCGGTAAGGCCTTTCCTAGGGAAAGGCTGATTATTCCTGGCTCAACCAGGCTGCTTATCATGCAATGACCTGACCCAATGTTGTGCAAGCGGCTTTGCTTCCAACAGCCTACGCCGTCCTGCCTGACCCCGCTCAGTCCGAGCGTCTCGCCGTGGGGGCTGCTCTGGCTCCTGGCACGGCACACTGAACTTTGGGCAAGGGTGGGGGTAGGGGAGTGTCAGCATGTATCTATCGGGGTCTTCTGGCCAAACGGCTCTGCTTTCACCAATGCTAATCCAACAGTTCCTGAGAACAAAGATGGCCGCTGCCCAGCTCGCATTAAACCTTTCTTCCTACACATTCAAATTCCTATTCCTctttaataattgaaaaatgcTAAGGGGATGCTCTGGACCACTAAGGGAGGCAGGCCCACTAATGCTGTGCGCCATGGCAGCGCCACACAGAACTCCCTGATTTGGGCCGAGTCTGGGGGAGCTTTGGGCTGACGCTGGCCAGCCTTGTTTGGGAACCAACTCTGGGAAAGGAATGACCTTCCCTTGTCTCGGGGACAGAGTCCATGGGAACCGAAGGAGGTCAGCGGGGAAAATCAGCAGCATCTGAATGATGCCAGTGTGTGAGGGCATGGAGAAAGGCCTAGAGGAGCCAAGTCCTGGTCTCGGCTGTGGCTGAgaaaccctgagcaagtcacgtTATTGCTCCCCCTCAGGTATCTATGGCAGTAGTCTGTGTCTGcgtctggggggggagggggggggcgcAAATGCTGAGGGCTGTAGTGATGGCAGCTATGGAGATAAATTCTGCTGGACCAAAATCAGCTCAGAACCAGAAGAGGTTCCAGGAAAACTGACAAATTTCTCCACTGTGCTGACCATCTCTCCATCTTTAAACACTTCCCACAGTTCCTAATCCCTGCTCTGCTTTTCCTTTGTGCTCACATGGAAGAGGGGTTTGGTCCCCAAACAACTAGACAAGGAGAGGCAGGGGCCCGGGGTCAGCACCACGGGAGCACAGGACAAAGGAGGGCAATGCTTACTTTCCCGGGTCTGGCATCTGGGTACACAGCAACCGCAGGGACTGAAAGCTCTTCCGAATTGAATGAATGTTCGCCATCCCCATGAACACCACTTCGCAGTTGGGATAGTACTCTGGAGAGGGGGACAAGGAGAACATAAACACGCTGAACACAAGAACCAACTGCAAGCCCGCCCCTATGGCTATGGGGCGAGTCACGGAGGCCCTGGTGAGGAAGAAGGGCTGTCTGGCACCTTCAGTGGCTCTCTGAAGGAGAAAATGCCCGTTCTGTGCCCCACAGCAGGGGGAGGGGGCCACACTTATGCCAACAAGACCTCAGGCTGCCCCAAGGCCTCTACAGCCCCTTGCTGCTCTGGCTAGACTAACGTGAAGGGTGGCGCAGCAGTCCTGGTTTCCAATCCTAGCTTAACCCCTTGCACAGGAAACAGAGGAGGCCCCAAAGGACAAATCCTGGCCCGACAAGGGGCTGCTCTAGGCCTTCACTGAGGGGCCACGGCTGCTGGAGCCTCTGTGCCCCCAGGAGCCCCAGGCAGGAAGAGGCACCAGCATGTGCTCAGCTAAAGGCCCAAGAGGATCTGAGAAGATCCTTACAATTTACAGCAAGCTTCCACATAGGAA
This sequence is a window from Sminthopsis crassicaudata isolate SCR6 chromosome 1, ASM4859323v1, whole genome shotgun sequence. Protein-coding genes within it:
- the MTMR3 gene encoding phosphatidylinositol-3,5-bisphosphate 3-phosphatase MTMR3 isoform X1, which translates into the protein MDEETQHSLECIQANQIFPRKQLIREDENLQVPFLELHGESTEFVGRAKDAVIALSNYRLHIKFTESLVNVPLQLIESVECRDIFQLHLTCKDCKVIRCQFLTFEQCQEWLKRLNNAIRPPSKIEDLFSFAYHAWCMEVYASEKEQHGDLCRPGEHVTARFKNEVERMGFDMNNAWRISNINEKYKLCGSYPQELIVPAWITDKELESVASFRSWKRIPAVVYRHQSNGAVIARCGQPEVSWWGWRNADDEHLVQSVAKACASDSRSSSGKILNGSCPREFSNGGDLSDVEFDSSLSNASGAESLAIQPQKLLILDARSYAAAVANRAKGGGCECPEYYPNCEVVFMGMANIHSIRKSFQSLRLLCTQMPDPGNWLSALESTKWLQHLSVLLKSALLVVHAVDRDQRPVLVHCSDGWDRTPQIVALSKLLLDPYYRTIEGFQVLVEMEWLDFGHKFADRCGHGENSDDLNERCPVFLQWLDCVHQLQRQFPCSFEFNEAFLVKLVQHTYSCLFGTFLCNNAKERGEKHTQERTCSVWSLLRAANKAFKNLLYSSQSETVLYPVCHVRNLMLWSAVYLPCPSPSTPADDTCAPYPVPGASPEDQPLSRLPKTRSFDNLTTVCDSSVPPTSRRSSDPSLNERWQEHRRSLELSGLGGPGEEPCDGDTLGRQAKALGGAELSVAAGVAEGQMENILQEATKEDGSLEETPLRSSTEVVEAKEEAPLNEKSQQEDTEHPEKPEPALGDLTTTPGNSTHPLLAGFPGHPDEPEAPPSHAQEPPQSDSLEEASVEEPGSSRAPRDVGEDSHQAPLHPEVSHGTSLPTVLPLGARTPTVESSVETLTEGEAKVDQLPQGAGHRPCLMDSGDDELSRADGERLVDRARAGSKVARTSHSPMPSSCALPLAECKEEIVCNRDLETENKATEKPGGPTVPQRYPAPNGHCLEGERSRIKGPWSRRTSAASGGSAQLPLRSAHPKWSQGQPGRQPAAGSPEQPARSHLDDDGMPVYTDAIQQRLRQIETGHQQEVETLKKQVQELRSRLESQYLNSSLRFNGDFGDEVTSIPDSESNVDQSCLSCCSTEIFSEASWEQVDKQDTEMTRWLPDHLAAHCYGCDSAFWLASRKHHCRREPGDWGSLGQQVQKWRKTRARPPLRRLAFRTQSGCCCVIHFTGTVGMFSAPAAATRRCRFPASSYLSPVESASLAITACTPRVPALTSNWTNPSLPLQTEASARRGRVGRGPGQLLPWVASRTLGTLRRSCGPRTLECGAGIHPFRWTEL